One Alcaligenes ammonioxydans DNA segment encodes these proteins:
- a CDS encoding DUF411 domain-containing protein, with protein sequence MIKPLLLSAGLMAFSSLALAQAPAVTVYQDPNCGCCEGWAQHMSEAGFEVKSVKTQAMWQVKQQLGVPAELASCHTAVVEQTGQRVEGHVPAHVVKRMMSDASIRGLAAPGMPANSPGMGELDGNLITVDFKGRPYSRD encoded by the coding sequence TTCCCTGGCCCTGGCACAGGCGCCTGCCGTGACGGTTTACCAGGACCCCAATTGCGGCTGTTGCGAGGGTTGGGCCCAGCACATGAGCGAGGCAGGCTTCGAGGTCAAATCCGTCAAGACCCAGGCCATGTGGCAGGTCAAGCAGCAACTTGGCGTACCAGCCGAGCTGGCTTCTTGCCATACTGCGGTGGTGGAACAGACTGGCCAGCGGGTGGAGGGCCATGTGCCGGCCCATGTCGTCAAACGGATGATGAGCGACGCCAGCATCCGTGGCCTGGCCGCACCGGGCATGCCTGCCAATTCGCCCGGAATGGGTGAGCTGGATGGCAACTTGATCACAGTCGATTTCAAGGGCCGGCCTTACTCGCGCGACTGA